In Arachis hypogaea cultivar Tifrunner chromosome 17, arahy.Tifrunner.gnm2.J5K5, whole genome shotgun sequence, a single window of DNA contains:
- the LOC112767443 gene encoding uncharacterized protein yields MLPSSVDHHIMLHNHIPMPMPPRWKPTIEVAPNCPRCASTNTKFCYYNNYSLSQPRYFCKACRRYWTKGGSLRNVPVGGGCRKNRRSKSARNQTQHRLQGDYSSSSADAHQPSSSRDIDMAVVFANFLNQAPISEDHGGSSSSNNSLSGETENDAVVVQPKKNDDFGVLCADVEPSSFEQELSLMSGIELDGFDDVVQHDDGVATWQPPLPPPSMMQMQEMEFSMVPLMNEHHDDDDELLMMPSSMNLVSDDASWNTNNWSSFDLSTMEVFSSSSSIN; encoded by the coding sequence ATGTTGCCATCAAGTGTAGATCACCATATCATGCTGCATAACCATATTCCTATGCCTATGCCACCAAGGTGGAAACCTACCATAGAGGTAGCCCCTAACTGCCCCCGCTGCGCTTCAACCAACACCAAATTCTGTTACTACAACAACTACAGCCTCTCTCAGCCTCGCTACTTCTGTAAGGCCTGCCGCCGATACTGGACTAAAGGCGGCTCCCTCCGCAACGTCCCCGTCGGCGGTGGATGCCGCAAGAACCGCCGTTCCAAGTCCGCCAGAAACCAAACGCAACACCGCCTTCAGGGAGACTACTCATCGTCATCTGCTGATGCTCATCAACCATCATCATCACGTGACATAGACATGGCGGTTGTGTTTGCCAACTTCTTGAACCAAGCTCCAATAAGTGAGGATCATGGCGGTTCGTCTTCCTCCAATAATTCTTTAAGCGGTGAGACCGAGAACGATGCAGTAGTTGTGCAGCCGAAGAAGAATGATGATTTCGGAGTTCTATGTGCTGACGTGGAACCTTCTTCGTTTGAACAAGAACTGAGTCTGATGAGTGGGATCGAGTTGGATGGGTTTGATGATGTGGTCCAACATGATGATGGTGTTGCTACATGGCAACCACCACTACCACCGCCATCAATGATGCAGATGCAGGAGATGGAATTCTCCATGGTGCCATTGATGAATGAgcatcatgatgatgatgatgagttatTGATGATGCCATCTTCTATGAATTTAGTAAGTGATGACGCTTCTTGGAACACTAATAATTGGAGTTCCTTTGATCTTTCCACCATGGAAGTCTTCTCCTCCTCgtcatcaattaattaa
- the LOC112765480 gene encoding uncharacterized protein, with amino-acid sequence MSRNASSTTLLILFLLNISLLLPPQISSLNQEGLSLLSWLSTFNSSNSATASSFFSSWDPTHENPCRWDYIKCSKQGFVSEIIVQSIDLHSTFPTQLVSFNHLETLVISNGNLTGEIPTSLGNLTSLVTLDLSFNTLSGTIPDEIGQLYNLQWLSLNSNALNGEIPTTIGNLTKLQQLALYDNQLSGMIPGEIGRLANLETLRAGGNPGIHGEIPMQISNCKALVFLGLADTGVSGEIPPTIGELTNLQTLSVYTAHLTGHIPPEIQNCSSLENLFLYENQLSGNIPDELGSMQSLKRVLLWQNNLSGTIPESLGNLTNLKVIDFSLNSLAGELPFSLSNLLSLEELLLSDNNITGEIPSYIGNFSRLKQLELDNNKFSGEIPTVLGNLKELTLFFAWQNQLHGSIPAELSDCKKLEAIDLSHNFLTGSIPRTLFHLENLTQLLLISNMLSGQIPPDIGSCTRLSRLRLGSNNFTGHIPPEIGLLNRLSFLELSDNMLSGDIPSEIGNCANLEMLDLHGNALQGTVPSSLEFLVSLNVLDLSANQISGSIPGNLGKLSSLNKLILSGNHISGLIPLSLGLCMNLQLLDISNNMITGSIPDEIGHLQGLDILLNLSWNSLTGTIPETFSNLSKLSILDLSHNKLSGTLSVLSSLENLVSLNVSYNRFSGSLPDTKFFRDLPPAAFAGNPELCLNKCRPEGDRQEAKSVRNILIYTFLGVILTSIVVTLGVILALRIQGATFGTKFEEGGELEWAFTPFQKLNFSINDIVTKLTDSNIVGKGCSGIVYRVETPMKQLIAVKKLWPIKSDEPPPERDQFSAEVQALGSIRHKNIVRLLGCCDNGRTRLLLFDYICNGSLFGLLHEKRLFLDWDARYKIMLGAAHGLEYLHHDCIPPIVHRDIKANNILVGPQFEAFLADFGLAKLVNSSDCSAASNIVAGSYGYIAPEYGYSLRITEKSDVYSFGVVLLEVLTGMEPTDNRIPEGAHIVTWVSYEIRVKKRDFTSILDQNLILQCGTRIPEMLQVLGVALLCVNPCPEERPAMKDVTAMLKEIRHENDEFEKPNFLHKGMVTNPKAAVHCSSFSRSCQPLIDSPSSSS; translated from the exons ATGTCAAGAAATGCATCATCAACAACTCTTCTTATCCTTTTTCTTCTTAACATCTCTTTGCTTCTTCCACCACAAATCTCTTCTCTGAACCAAGAAGGACTCTCTCTACTTTCATGGCTTTCAACCTTCAATTCCTCTAACTCTGCTActgcttcttccttcttctcttcatggGATCCAACTCATGAGAATCCATGCAGATGGGACTACATAAAGTGTTCCAAACAAGGCTTTGTCTCAGAGATCATAGTACAATCCATTGATCTTCATAGCACCTTTCCAACACAGCTTGTTTCCTTCAACCACCTTGAAACTCTTGTAATCTCCAATGGAAACCTCACAGGTGAGATTCCAACTTCATTGGGAAACTTAACATCTCTTGTTACCTTGGACCTTAGCTTCAACACTCTATCAGGAACCATTCCAGATGAAATAGGACAGCTTTACAACCTTCAATGGCTATCCTTGAATTCAAACGCCTTAAATGGTGAAATTCCAACAACAATTGGAAACCTTACAAAGCTTCAGCAGCTAGCACTCTATGACAACCAGCTCTCTGGAATGATCCCCGGCGAAATAGGCCGGCTGGCGAATCTTGAAACGCTTCGAGCCGGAGGCAATCCGGGCATCCACGGCGAAATTCCAATGCAGATATCAAACTGCAAGGCACTAGTTTTTCTTGGACTAGCAGATACTGGAGTTTCTGGGGAGATTCCACCAACAATAGGAGAACTCACCAATCTTCAAACACTTTCAGTATACACTGCACATCTCACAGGTCACATTCCACCAGAGATTCAAAACTGTTCATCTTTGGAAAACTTGTTTCTATATGAAAACCAGCTTTCAGGGAACATCCCTGATGAGTTAGGCTCTATGCAAAGCCTTAAGAGAGTGTTGCTTTGGCAGAACAATCTAAGTGGTACAATTCCAGAGAGTCTTGGAAACTTGACTAATCTGAAGGTGATAGATTTCTCTTTGAATTCTCTGGCTGGTGAATTACCTTTTAGTCTCAGTAATCTACTCTCATTAGAGGAGCTTCTTTTGTCTGATAACAACATTACTGGAGAAATTCCTTCCTATATTGGAAACTTTTCGAGGCTGAAGCAACTCGAATTGGATAACAACAAGTTCTCTGGAGAGATTCCAACTGTCTTGGGGAATCTCAAGGAGCTTACACTCTTCTTTGCCTGGCAGAATCAGCTCCATGGAAGCATACCAGCTGAACTCTCTGACTGCAAGAAGCTTGAAGCAATTGATCTTTCGCATAACTTCCTCACCGGTTCGATTCCTCGAACACTGTTTCATCTAGAGAATTTAACTCAGTTGTTGTTGATATCAAACATGCTTTCAGGACAAATTCCACCAGATATTGGCAGCTGCACTAGGCTGAGCAGGTTGCGCTTGGGATCGAACAATTTCACCGGTCATATTCCACCGGAAATAGGCCTCTTAAATAGGCTGAGCTTTCTCGAGTTATCGGATAATATGCTCAGTGGAGATATTCCCTCTGAGATTGGTAACTGTGCTAATCTAGAGATGCTTGATCTGCACGGCAATGCCCTGCAAGGAACAGTTCCTTCCTCATTAGAATTCCTAGTTTCTTTGAATGTCTTGGATCTTTCTGCAAATCAAATAAGTGGAAGCATTCCTGGAAACTTGGGAAAACTTTCATCTCTAAACAAGTTGATTCTAAGTGGAAACCATATCAGTGGTTTGATTCCTCTGTCACTAGGCCTCTGCATGAATCTGCAGTTGCTGGATATAAGTAACAACATGATCACTGGTTCGATTCCCGATGAGATTGGCCACTTGCAAGGCCTAGATATCCTCTTGAACTTGAGTTGGAATTCTCTAACAGGCACCATTCCAGAGACCTTTTCGAATCTTTCGAAACTTTCCATATTAGACCTCTCTCACAACAAGCTCTCAGGCACCCTCAGTGTGCTAAGCAGTCTTGAAAATCTTGTCTCTCTAAATGTCTCCTACAACAGATTTTCTGGTTCTCTTCCTGATACCAAGTTCTTCCGCGATCTCCCTCCGGCTGCATTCGCTGGCAACCCTGAGCTTTGCCTTAACAAGTGTCGTCCGGAGGGAGATCGCCAAGAAGCAAAGTCAGTAAGAAACATCCTTATCTACACTTTCCTTGGTGTTATTTTAACATCTATTGTTGTAACCTTGGGAGTAATCTTAGCACTCAGAATTCAAGGGGctacttttgggacaaaatttgaGGAAGGTGGTGAGCTTGAATGGGCTTTCACTCCATTCCAAAAGCTCAACTTCTCAATCAATGACATTGTCACAAAGCTAACAGATTCAAACATTGTGGGAAAAGGTTGCTCAGGGATCGTTTATCGAGTAGAGACTCCAATGAAACAGTTAATTGCAGTTAAGAAGTTGTGGCCAATAAAGAGCGACGAGCCGCCACCAGAGAGAGACCAGTTTTCTGCCGAAGTTCAGGCCCTTGGATCAATAAGGCACAAGAACATTGTAAGACTCTTAGGATGCTGTGACAACGGACGAACTCGGCTGCTCTTGTTTGATTACATATGCAATGGGAGCTTGTTTGGATTGCTCCATGAGAAGAGATTGTTCTTGGATTGGGATGCAAGGTACAAGATCATGCTTGGAGCAGCTCATGGTTTGGAATATCTTCATCATGATTGTATCCCTCCAATTGTTCATAGGGATATCAAGGCCAATAACATCTTAGTTGGTCCACAATTTGAAGCTTTTCTTGCAGATTTTGGCCTTGCCAAACTTGTCAATTCATCAGATTGTTCTGCAGCCTCTAACATTGTTGCAGGCTCTTATGGATACATAGCTCCTG AATATGGATACAGTTTGAGGATCACAGAGAAAAGTGATGTGTATAGTTTCGGAGTGGTGCTACTCGAGGTGTTAACAGGGATGGAGCCAACAGATAACAGGATTCCAGAGGGTGCACACATTGTCACCTGGGTTAGCTATGAAATCAGAGTGAAGAAAAGAGACTTCACATCAATCCTTGACCAGAATCTGATACTGCAATGTGGAACAAGGATCCCTGAGATGCTTCAAGTTCTTGGAGTGGCTCTCCTATGTGTGAATCCTTGCCCAGAAGAAAGGCCTGCCATGAAAGATGTAACAGCAATGCTTAAGGAGATCAGACATGAAAATGATGAATTCGAGAAGCCGAATTTCCTCCATAAAGGCATGGTTACAAATCCTAAAGCAGCTGTTCATTGTTCAAGTTTCTCTAGATCATGTCAGCCACTAATAgattcaccatcttcttcttcatag
- the LOC112766354 gene encoding uncharacterized protein, which yields MALKLRVLPSLQLSTALPTLSFSLSQPRSLGFRALRSHPNTIATPASPTRLMIRAARTEAKAATLGSRAPQFQLPEPLTGKVWSLEDFEAYPALLVMFICNHCPFVKHLKKDIVKLTNFYMERGLAVVAISSNSVATHPQDGPKFMAEEAKLFSYPFPYLYDESQDVARDFGAVCTPEFLLYKKDGRRPFELVYHGQFDDSRPSNNVPVTGRDLSLAIDRVLSGQPVPSEQKPSVGCSIKWHP from the exons ATGGCACTGAAGCTGAGAGTGTTACCTTCACTTCAATTAAGCACTGCTCTCCCTACGTTATCATTCTCACTCTCACAACCACGTTCTCTTGGTTTTCGTGCATTGCGGTCACACCCAAACACCATAGCCACACCTGCATCACCAACGAGACTAATGATTCGTGCTGCTAGAACCGAGGCCAAAGCTGCAACCTTGGGCTCCAGAGCACCTCAATTTCAG CTTCCAGAGCCTCTTACTGGTAAAGTTTGGTCATTGGAGGATTTTGAAGCATATCCAGCTCTACTG GTTATGTTTATATGCAATCACTGTCCATTTGTTAAGCATTTGAAAAAGGATATTGTAAAGCTTACGAATTTCTATATGGAG AGAGGACTTGCCGTGGTTGCCATTTCTTCGAATTCCGTAGCCACTCACCCCCag GATGGACCGAAATTCATGGCAGAAGAAGCTAAGTTGTTTAGCTATCCTTTTCCATACTTGTATGATGAG TCACAGGATGTTGCACGAGATTTTGGAGCAGTTTGTACACCTGAATTTCTTCTCTACAAAAAG GATGGTCGGAGGCCGTTTGAGCTGGTTTATCATGGTCAGTTTGATGATTCGCGACCAAGTAATAATGTACCAGTGACAGGAAG AGACTTGAGCTTAGCAATAGATCGCGTTTTGAGTGGCCAGCCAGTACCTTCAGAGCAAAAGCCTAG TGTTGGATGCAGCATAAAGTGGCACCCATAG
- the LOC112766948 gene encoding glycolipid transfer protein 3 — protein sequence MKRKRDMEKKSSEISSAIEELSMMVVVKPSAVGGNHEHHEDGASATEQIPTKPFLSICHLVLQVLDKIGPTMAVLRQDIHQNIKRLELMYESNPSLNSNLVEMLKLEASKGTARKRCSCSKALVWLTRSLDFAMALLQSLAKDPNKSMEQVVEESYAATLTPWHGWISSAAFRVAIKLVPDRKTFMNLLREKDETCEALKEKMQMLVSLLVPFLEDIHCILKVYNLDRLKST from the exons ATGAAGAGGAAAAGGGATATGGAGAAGAAGAGTTCAGAGATAAGCTCTGCCATTGAAGAGTTATCTATGATGGTTGTTGTTAAACCTTCTGCAGTTGGAGGGAATCATGAACATCATGAAGATGGTGCTTCTGCTACAGAACAAATCCCTACAAAGCCTTTTCTATCTATATGTCACTTGGTTCTACAAGTTCTTG ATAAGATAGGGCCAACCATGGCTGTCTTGAGACAAGACATTCACCAGAATATTAAG AGATTGGAATTGATGTATGAATCAAACCCATCATTGAATTCAAATTTGGTTGAGATGTTGAAATTAGAAGCTAGTAAAGGCACTGCAAGGAAGAGGTGTAGTTGTAGTAAAGCCCTTGTTTGGCTCACAAG ATCCCTTGATTTTGCCATGGCTCTGTTACAGTCACTTGCAAAAGATCCTAACAAGAGTATGGAACAAGTAGTTGAAGAATCTTATGCTGCAACTTTGACTCCATGGCATGGATGGATTTCCTCAGCTGCTTTTAGA GTGGCTATAAAACTAGTCCCGGATCGCAAAACTTTCATGAATCTCCTTagagaaaaagatgaaacttGTGAGGCCCTAAAGGAGAAAATGCAGATGTTGGTTTCTTTGCTTGTTCCTTTTCTTGAAGATATCCATTGTATTCTA AAAGTGTATAACTTGGACAGGCTGAAGTCAACCTGA